A single Desulfovibrio piger DNA region contains:
- a CDS encoding autotransporter outer membrane beta-barrel domain-containing protein, translated as MDTLFISHRHTGKKEIDLASQPGFNTMRRDWIEDGSTIRLKADLASGKTDQLIIEWPDWQGQFSIHVTPTGAEPGIAETDFLVHLESGNEANCALANPGGKIDAGVYVYELARRELPMPDDPDSDVSFYIAVAPEPPLEWYLRRVGDEKSPTAETVLGLSGMASAYAMWMGQLSDLRERLGEIRYGNGTDGLWVRGFTEKNRLSGLAGIDFSQNFYGTSFGYDRLVKQDDANRWLFGLRGQLTRGEQEIDGLHGGSGDSRSYGIGAYATWQHADGWYADTVLTWDWYDQNLKTRMLDGTRVHGSYHTYAGGISQEVGRMFRFGDGCFIEPQFQLSWYWMKGMDFTTSNGMKVEQDDACALTGRAGLVLGKKWDLSEDRYFQPYLKGGVNHEFMGDQKVTVNGIAFSDDLRGTRLYYGTGFDVQFAPNARFYAEFEREDGHKASTPWSVSAGLRIDF; from the coding sequence TTGGACACCCTGTTCATCAGCCATCGCCATACCGGCAAAAAAGAGATCGACCTGGCATCACAGCCGGGATTTAACACGATGCGCAGGGACTGGATCGAAGACGGCAGCACCATCAGGCTCAAAGCGGATCTGGCCAGCGGCAAGACGGATCAGCTCATCATCGAATGGCCGGACTGGCAAGGGCAGTTCAGCATCCATGTGACGCCCACAGGCGCAGAGCCCGGTATCGCCGAGACGGACTTCCTCGTCCATCTGGAGTCGGGGAACGAGGCCAACTGTGCGCTGGCCAATCCCGGCGGCAAGATAGATGCAGGGGTCTACGTCTACGAGCTCGCCCGCAGGGAGCTGCCCATGCCCGATGATCCTGACTCTGATGTATCTTTCTATATCGCCGTGGCGCCCGAACCTCCCCTGGAATGGTATCTGCGGCGTGTCGGGGACGAAAAATCCCCCACGGCCGAGACCGTTCTGGGGCTTTCGGGCATGGCCTCCGCCTATGCCATGTGGATGGGGCAGCTTTCCGACCTGCGCGAGCGCCTGGGCGAGATCCGTTACGGTAACGGCACGGACGGCCTGTGGGTGCGGGGCTTCACGGAAAAGAACAGGCTGTCCGGCCTGGCGGGCATCGACTTCAGCCAGAATTTCTACGGCACGTCCTTCGGTTATGACAGGCTCGTGAAGCAGGACGACGCCAACAGGTGGCTGTTCGGCCTGCGCGGCCAGCTCACCAGGGGCGAACAAGAGATCGACGGCCTGCATGGCGGCTCCGGTGACAGCCGCTCCTACGGCATCGGGGCGTATGCCACCTGGCAGCATGCGGACGGCTGGTACGCCGACACCGTGCTGACCTGGGACTGGTATGACCAGAACCTCAAGACCCGCATGCTGGACGGCACCCGGGTGCACGGTTCCTACCATACCTATGCCGGCGGCATCAGCCAGGAAGTGGGGCGCATGTTCCGCTTCGGCGACGGATGCTTCATCGAGCCCCAGTTCCAGCTCTCCTGGTACTGGATGAAAGGCATGGACTTCACGACCAGCAACGGCATGAAGGTGGAGCAGGACGATGCCTGCGCCCTGACCGGTCGCGCCGGTCTGGTGCTGGGCAAAAAGTGGGATCTGTCCGAAGACCGCTACTTCCAGCCCTATCTCAAGGGCGGTGTGAACCATGAGTTCATGGGCGACCAGAAGGTCACGGTCAATGGCATCGCCTTTTCGGACGACCTGCGCGGGACCCGTCTCTACTACGGTACGGGCTTTGATGTGCAGTTCGCCCCCAATGCCCGGTTCTACGCGGAATTTGAACGTGAAGACGGACACAAGGCCTCCACGCCCTGGAGCGTGAGCGCCGGGCTGCGGATAGACTTTTAA
- a CDS encoding recombinase family protein, translating to MNTTYGYARVSSTDQHTDRQHLALQERGIPRERVFTDRLSGKDFQRPQYRALLARLRPGDLLCITSIDRLGRNYEEIQQQWRILTREMGVDILVLDMPLLDTRRDRDLLGTFIADLVLQVLSFIAQNERETIRRRQAEGIAAARLRGIRFGREPRPLPRNFIEIYELWKAGAIPATEAAKRCGMARSTFRYRAESIRKNSR from the coding sequence ATGAACACCACCTACGGCTATGCCCGGGTCTCCAGCACGGACCAGCACACGGACAGGCAACATCTGGCCCTGCAGGAGCGGGGCATCCCCCGGGAGCGTGTCTTCACGGACAGGCTGTCCGGCAAGGACTTCCAGCGGCCGCAGTACAGGGCGCTCCTGGCGAGGCTCCGGCCCGGGGACCTGCTCTGCATCACGAGCATCGACAGGCTTGGCAGGAATTACGAAGAGATACAACAGCAGTGGCGCATCCTCACCCGGGAAATGGGCGTGGACATCCTTGTGCTGGACATGCCGCTGCTGGACACACGGAGGGACAGGGACCTGCTGGGGACGTTCATCGCCGACCTTGTCCTGCAGGTGCTTTCGTTCATCGCCCAGAACGAGCGGGAGACCATCCGGCGGCGGCAGGCGGAAGGCATCGCGGCGGCACGCCTGCGGGGCATACGCTTCGGCCGGGAACCCAGGCCCCTGCCCCGCAACTTCATCGAGATCTACGAGCTCTGGAAGGCGGGCGCCATCCCGGCCACGGAGGCGGCAAAACGCTGCGGCATGGCCCGCTCGACGTTCCGCTACCGGGCAGAATCCATCAGGAAAAACAGCCGGTAA
- a CDS encoding helix-turn-helix domain-containing protein gives MSEDIIMIAARNLQQRRQKAGLTQRKVARLLGLKTETICRMEKGHNPASLRRLQQFADLYGCTVIDLLQPPRS, from the coding sequence ATGTCCGAAGACATTATCATGATCGCAGCCCGCAACCTGCAGCAACGGCGCCAAAAGGCCGGCCTCACCCAAAGGAAGGTGGCCCGTCTGCTGGGGCTGAAGACCGAGACCATCTGCCGCATGGAAAAAGGCCACAACCCTGCCAGCCTGAGACGCCTGCAACAATTCGCCGACCTGTACGGCTGCACGGTCATCGACCTGTTGCAGCCGCCCCGCTCCTAG
- a CDS encoding IS5 family transposase: MDKPQPQYHISDITWRRIQPHLPGQKGQWGGIARDNRLFIDAVLWVLRTGAPWRKLPEEYGKWGTVHHRFIRWRDKRLWEKLLEILIDDPDFAWLIVDTGPCGEHRGGAVFLPAPRQMKHHAATRYRWPWMRMVCQSEYLLQAMPQLLTSRQ, from the coding sequence ATGGACAAACCGCAACCTCAATATCACATCTCGGATATCACGTGGAGACGTATCCAGCCGCACCTGCCTGGACAAAAGGGGCAGTGGGGAGGGATAGCCAGGGATAACCGCCTGTTCATCGATGCCGTCCTGTGGGTACTGCGAACCGGTGCCCCCTGGCGAAAGCTGCCGGAGGAATACGGGAAGTGGGGCACAGTGCACCACCGTTTCATCCGCTGGAGAGACAAACGGTTATGGGAGAAGTTGCTCGAAATACTGATTGACGACCCGGACTTCGCGTGGCTCATCGTCGACACCGGCCCCTGCGGGGAGCATCGCGGCGGCGCTGTTTTTCTCCCTGCTCCCCGGCAGATGAAACACCATGCCGCCACCCGCTACCGCTGGCCGTGGATGCGCATGGTGTGCCAGTCCGAGTACCTTTTGCAGGCAATGCCGCAGCTGCTCACCAGCAGGCAGTGA